DNA sequence from the Conger conger chromosome 18, fConCon1.1, whole genome shotgun sequence genome:
gagcaacggagagggagagggagagggagagggagggaaggagggagggagggagggagatgaaaaacacaaccacaaaacccggacagagagagcagactgtgaGGGGAGGAGGAAGTGGCCAAATCTGCAGTTTGTCCGCGTGGAACGTTCTGGAGGCACCCGGGCGTCTCAGACTCACCCCAGCCCGGCGACCCACCGGGAACTTCAGCTTTACGGGGGAACAGGAAACCAAATAACCAAAGCAGCACAAGCTCAACACCGTACCGAAGACTTTTATTTTCCTCAGAAACAACATTTATaatactattttttattaacacGTCCCCCATTATCCTTGTCCCAACACCTTAAAACAAAGAAGAAATAGTAACACACTCAGCAGCCCTGTGAACAACTCTGCTGAAAGATTCCCCATCAACTTCCTGATTTACACAGCAGtataaatatgtacaaaaaaaaactgcagttcTGCTTCTCTTAAATATAGACCAAAAATATATGTTCTTTTTAGCcgttttcttttgcataatgGAATTTTGGCTTTGATTTTCAAAGCCCTCTTCGGTATGCTGAGTCACAGTGGAACGTCCCGTCGCTTCTGGGGCCGCGGGGCCCCCGTCTCCGCCCGCCTCGCCCCCGTCTACTTGCACTTGTAGGTCAGCTGCTTGCGGTGCCAGTAGATCCAGCCAGGGGCCACGAGGAGGCCCATCAGGAACCCGAAGGTGGCCCCCAAGGAGCAGGAAATGGGCCACGCCTTAGAACAAAGGGGCACGGAACAGAAGGAATGCCATTAGCTTCCCCCAAAAACGGCCGGACAGGCAAGCACAAGTTACCCCCGAGAGACAGGGGGGGTAACGTTACAACAAACAGCCCTGCCCACTCCCACCTGCTCCAGTCAGGCTCCACTGCCTGTACTCTGCCAGCAGCATCACTAGATGTGTCAATCACCTGAACAACAGGACGAGATTGTTCCATCTCTGCATCTTTTTCAGTACGAGCCTGGGATTTTTCTcgctctcttcttttttttacgtgTTGGAGGCCTTGCCTGTTGCGCCGGGCGGCGCTCCCTGTGGTTCTGTGACAGTACTGCAGCCTGGCCAGCAGGCCCGGGGCCTGACCCGGACCCCCGAGGActggaccggaccggaccggaccggaccggacctcATCCTCACACTGCGCTGAGTGGGGagtacccacaatcctctggGTCACGGCCTGCTTTATTTTACCATGAATGCACAGTGCAGTGAGactgttttccttttctttttctaagTGGGCCTTGTCGCACAGTACATGCTATTGTTGGAGTGGATTTGGTTTCACAGCAAAAAtatcagtgattttttttttttcttatctttgtttttttttgttttgttttttttcctaggAAGCATACGATCCAAATAAAGGTGTATATCGTTTTAAGAACCTGTCTGAGCCTCTTCACGATTTCTCTCACCATTTCCTGACAACCTGAAAAGAGGGATTATCGGGTTCACTCATCGCTGTGCTGTAGTTAAGgagatccttaaggaggaggcAGTCTTATATTTTAAGTCATTCGTATTCGAGACAAGGATTTACCCTGAAGCCAGGCGATGTCGTTGATATTGACTTCCTGTTTAGAGgtaggtgagtgtgtatgtgcgtgtgtgtatgtgtggaggtAATTGGTTAGAGGCAGGAGGAGctagcagctgtgtggcagagATGAGACtatctggacacacacacacacacacacacacacacacatctgatcTATGACCATGGTCTGGACTGCAAGATCACCCCTCTACTTTTCACTGCTCTGCCTgccatctctccctccttccctcctttctgtccctttccctctctctctgtccatcctctccccctctccgtctctcagcaGAGTGTCACACGGAGAAGCTGGCATATCAGTGAAGACTAATATTCTCCGTCctgcgcatgcacgcacatcACAACTTCCTGCAGGGAACACGGTGTGCTTTCTGCACTCCCCCAAAGCCATAAAGTCTGGGTGACATCATCGCAACGGGAGACCACACCTGCCTCCAGTCCTGCCGCGGTGAATCATCGCAAAAAGGGCACACCGCTTTCTCCTCACACAGGGCCAGCTCTTGGCTCGATTGGCCCGTTCGTTCGGGCATCTGCATGTTGCATGTGATGAGAAAAGCAACAGCTCTTATTGACGTTTCCACTCTCCCCTGTGTGCGTATTATACGGTGAGTCGGTTACATTGATGACTCAGCGCTTGACCGGCTCACCGTCTCAGACCTCGGTGTTCccgggaggagaggaggcaggTTGAGCCCACCCAGCCACGGTGACATCATACTGGACCAGAGCATCAGTAAGTGCCCCCTCCCCATCGTTGGAACCTGCTCTCCCGTGAAGCAAAACGCATCATCCTTCTGAACTGTATTCTGTAGACCTGTGCGCACCATTCCAAGATACTAGACTTGTATATCACTCCTTATTTACACCTGACCCGCAACCTCAGCCATCTTCTCCACTTAACCATCCTAAGGGCTGGAGCCTGGTAGAGATATTACCCAAACGCTTGGAATTTAAAGTCTTGCACAACGGCCCAGGACCGACCACAGCTTGCAAACTAGCCAATCGGTGGCCACAGTGGCAGCACACCAACACTGCACCTTGGCCAGTGTCCAATCGCAGCGCTGGCAGCTGGCTCTGGGCCAATGCTAAACAGTGGCCCAGTGCCCCACCAAAGTGCCGCGGTGCTTTCAGTTCAAGTGAAATGAACGCTATGCTGCAGTGCCATTCGGAAACCGAATTGGCTCGCAAAGAAAGGCGTCGGGTGAAATCCAAAATCAAGAGGTTTAAAATGCAGATTTAGCGGTGCGTGCCCCATCTCGTTCACTCGTACACATTTTAAAACCTGGAGCACGGGGGAGAGAGTGCACAAGGGCAACAACCTCTAATGAAAACACCCACTCAAAATCACAAAGGGAAGCGTGGATTATTTTTAAGCGCGGAACTGAACGGATCTCATCAAATATTAATAACGGGTCTATTATCACGTCTTCGTGAGCAGTCGGCTGAAATGGAGACGTAGCCTCCAGACTTCACGACTGAACCGAAGGCCCCCGTAACGAGGCCCTCTCCGTTAAAAAGAGGCGCCCGTTTCCAGACGGGGTGACGATCGCTCCGCCTTTCATTAGGACACTTTTATCGCAGGCGTGATTCATCAGCGTTACCGCCGTTCAGCTGGCGCGGCCTAGCGCGCGCGGCTTGATTTATACGCGCCGAACGGAAAGTCCGCTTTGTTCAGAATCTCGAGATTTAAACTCTGGAACGCACATCAAACCTCCCTGCCCGTCCTCGTTCTGTACGTTCTTTAAAAAACCAGACGGATTGGACCGTTTTCTGTCGGTTCGGCAGTTGAGCGTAAATTCTGAACCGTGGGAGAGATCGTCTGAAGAACTTGGatgatggatgtgattgcatGCGGGAACGAATGCGGGCGAGCAGTTATTTATATTGGTggtgcagaggggagggggttgtgGAAATTAACGGGGAAAGGAACGAAGACGaggagaagtcagaggagagagggcgagggagaggcTGCTCTGTTCTTCCCACACAGGGGAGACTGTTCTGGGGCTCTCCTCTGATCTAAAGCAGACCCCCCGCCTGACTGTCACACATGTTTCCGCTGTGTAGGATTCCCGCTCGGAACCTGAAGCGTCGCGCGCGGGAACATGGCCCCGCCGCTCCGGTACGCGGTTTCACGCGGAGATGGGAGTCTCCGATTCGCCGACACCAGCAGAAGGAGCGAATGGAATCGCCAGTTTCTCACCCCACCTGGCAATAAATCTAGAAAGTGGGTTTAAAGTGACAGCTCACTGAGGTTTTGTGTGCATTATGAAGGATACTTTGTGTATTTACGTCATTTTCGGACGACCAGCTGGCCTGACAATGGCAGGAATGGGGCAATTCAggggtttgtggtctaaagaAGTACATTACACTTAATgtaactccaaagcagcttgtGTAGCAACCGAAAAGCCCTCCACAGACTGCACTCCCCCAAAGCCCTCCACAGACTGCACTCCCCCAAATCCCTCCACAGACTGCACTCCCCCAAATCCCTCCACAGACTGCACTCCCCCAAATCCCTCCACAGACTGCACTCCCCTAAATCCCTCCACAGACTGCACTCCCCCAAATTCCTCCACAGACTGCACTCGCCCCAAATCCCTCCACAGACTGCACTCCCCCAAAGCCCATCTGTCGTGTCACTGTCCCcccagcagaacacacacagaggcgccCCCCACCTCCAACTGGGATCCAAGGTCAGCAGCTCCAATGCAGATGTGGATTTTACAGACAAAggcttgactgtgtgtgtgtgtgtgtttgtgaccaCCAAAGACCTTACCAACAGTTTAActcattatggactaaggcgccctgtagaaaacccatagaaaagcccaggaatcacaatgcatttcaacagtcaTGTGTCCTGATAAACGGTCATAGGATCAAATACAATGCTGCCGTTGCATCCGTCTgctaagggagatgtaacgcgcaggtcacatccgtctgttaagggagatatgGGGCGGATGGGACCTACGCATTACAAGTGGATAACCAGCAATACTACAAATACCGTCATTACTTTTGAATTCAGGATCGACTAAGTGACTTCCTGTTTTGCACTCCTTTCGCTTTCCTTGTTGtttatgctttggcaatacccATTGTGCATCGGGTCAATAAAGTACTgaagagcacacagagacagacgggaggagggggggggggggggaggagaagagaaagagcgagagtgTCTGAGTCTCGGAGCTAACCTGCCAGGGTCTGTCCCAGTCCAGCGGGATGGGAAATGCTCCCAGCCAGGTTCCGATCAGCGTGCCGGCCGTCGTTATCTGGAGACAGGTATCCCAGATTGACATCGCCCTGAAACCACACAAAGCGCTCGATTACCGCACAGGACACCGCACAAAGCCAAACACGTCACTGCGACTATAGAGCCCACGCAGAGTTTCCACTGCCGAAGGCCGGCTGCACGTCGGACCGTGAGCGAGGTACACTCCCCGCCCTGCTACCACAGAAAGACAAAACAGCTGTGCAAACAGGCTGAGGAATGTATAAGGGTCTCTGGAAGAAAAGCCTTCGCCGCACACATGGGTGGTAAGAATGAGAGTCTGGCTACACTGTTCGGTTATTGTATACCTTTCTGCGAGTGTGcaagagtgagcgagagagagactgcattgctgtgtgtgtgaaagacatCAGGAGAGACTGAGAAAGTGTGGGTGCCACAGGCGATCTGTTACgcactgtctgtgtctgtgtctgcgtctgtgtctgcgtgcgtgtgtcccCAACAGTCCTCTGAGTCATATCGGTCCTTGCCTGTCTATATCTTAGAGTGCAATAGAATCACTTTTACTTGAGCAGATTGCAGACTAAAAGCTACATTGCTCGAtctggggttggggttggagggggggggggggatgctggGACCCCTCAAAAGGAGGGTGGTAGGGTTTTCCCTGCCGCACACTGCGCTAGCTCGTAACACCGGCTTCAACTCGACACGTCCTTTCGCAACCAGCAGCGGAACTTGCTGCTGACGTTGTCATGGCAACAAAGACAATATCTCTCCCCTCCTTCAGCAGCAAAGGAAATTTAGATTACACTTCCCATCGCCCAAAACCCGCTGAATAATCTCGTCAGGGCACTATCGTGTCTGACGAGAGCTGAAGGGGGAAGCAAGCCAACCAAGCCAaccaaggcttaaaaaaaatataatctgAAAACACCCATTAAAAGGAAGGACTGTGGTCGAACGAGTGAAAGACTGTCTCCCTTAGCCAAGAGTTTCCAGGAGCAGTTCTCCATTTCTGACTCCGCATGGCTTCCCAGCAGTTATTTCCCCCTTCCTGTGAAGTGAACGCAAAACGGGCGTTTACTTCGCTTCTGAGAATCTGCTTTCTCAAAACCGATAGCACGCGTGTTCAAGAACCAACACATTCCTTTCCATCTTAATTTCAAATGTGAGCCACTTGATAAAGAAAAACGTACACTTTTGAATTATCGCCTCAGTAAATGATTGAAACAGCCACACAGTTGCCTCTATAGTTGAATGGCTCTTCATGAAAAGAACCACTTGAAGCGCAGAGCGATCCAATCTCTAGTGCTCTCGCGCCCTCTAGTGACGGTTTTCTAAATGACAAGAGGCCACTATTATGAGGAACAATTTAAATTCTTCAAAGGGTAATATAATGTCAAAATTGCACTTGTATTCAGGTAAAAGGGTAATATGTTTAGAGAATTTCAGAATTACTCTTAAATAACATGGAACATCTACATGTGTATTTACTCAACTAGAGTAGTCACAATGAGATTGGCATCCCCTTTTCAAGTGAGCTTTGGAGGCTGCGACTGTGGGAGACATCCGGCCCCATTGGAAATCAAtgtgaacatggggagaacatgcaaacttcacacagagaggatcctTTGCGAAGGTGCTAAGCACTGCACAATCAGTATCAATTGTCAGCACGTTACAATTATCCGGACATATGTTATGCATATTATAACTTTGAATTTCAGCATTTCAAAAGGAATGGAGGGGGTTTACCTAGACACAGTGTGCACCTACCGAGTGCTCGCCAATCACTTCGGAGGGAGAGGTTCAATTGAATTTACTCTGTATATCCCTCTTTACTCTTTAGAGAACGGTCACAGAAACGCTATACAGAGAAACGGAAGgaaaaactgggcagaaaccAGGCCTAAAACcccagtggggagagagagagagagagagaggtgacgaGAACTAAGGCGTCAAATGGGTGCAGTGGGGAGAGAACTTGTGTAACACTGAAAacgaatgaaaagaaaaacggCTGGATGTGGGAGGACCGGACCCACCCGTCGCGGCTGAAGACCCGGATCCAGGCCTGCACGTTGGGGCCCAGGGCGCACAGACACCGGAGCGTGGTGAAGCAGGACAGCAGCACCGCCAGGGAGAAGGTCTCCAGCGCTGCCCTGGAACAGACCGCACACACGGTATCAATCCATCCATTTAACCGCGGTTCAGGAAAAACACAACCTAAAATGGTGGCCCGTTTCACTTCTCGGCCGGGTGTTCTTCTCCAACCCTACGGCCGCCAGGTTGGCGCCTTCCTGGGAGGCTGAACCACGGCAGTCGGCTGGGAATGGGGATTAAAGAGCCGGCATTTTACTGTAGAATCAGGGATCCCTGAGCCAAGAGAGACACAGAAGGGGAATCCGTGATATACAGTTGGAAGTGTCATTCCAACAACTGGGGGGATTTTCTTTTAGCCTGTTGTCTATCGCTTTAGTGTAAAAGCATAGAAAATAaggtaaatacacacactcacaaactacGACAGTACTTACTCCAACAGGGTTGCACCGTAAAGAACCAGCACAAGATGGAAAAACAAGCAGGACGCCACGAAGTGCAGACAGGATTTGACCAATCTGGACACCTACAGTACAGAGGAGTAGGTTATTAGAGCAATACAACCATACCAATCATGTCTGCTGCAGTGTATTTCACAATACTGAAGTGAAGACAGCCAAATTACTACTGTGCTTACCACAGTTTTATTATTCAGTTTTTAAGGGGATACAATGGCTGCCAATAATTTTGCCTGGGACAATAGATTGCGACAACCATGAAGTGAAAGATTGCCATAGAAAACGCAAATTCTCCAGTACAGAATTAGTTAATGTTGCTGCAAATGCAAGTGTCCAATGCGATTCtgatagcaaaaaaaaaacaaaacagaaacccCCTACTGTTACCAAGCAACGTGAAACAGAGGTAATATTCAATCCTTCATAAATTACAGCAGCAGCCAATCTTGTTATAATTTTGTGCGCCAGTACTGACACTGGGAATGATTAAATTGGGGGTTTCCTCCATCTGATTACAAGAAGGCAGCAAAAAAAAGTAACCGGTGTTTATAATGCCTCCGGATCGTATCAGCTGATATGCTGAATCGCCCTTTTCGTCGTGTATTGCAATCCCACCTTGTAACTCAACGTGTGTTTCTTGGTGGGCGGACTGATGCCAAGCAACCAGAAGATGGTGATGTTAACGACAGCCACAGATCCAGACACGGAATACAACCAGGCCAAATGGGTCCCGTACACAGAGTAATTCTCCACGAAGAAATGCGGCATTAGCGTCGCTATGAAGATGGAGAAAGCTATGATGGTATGGGCGGACACCATGCCCTTAATGTTAATCTCGACGTCCCTCATGATGTCGATGAATGGTCCTGTTTTCGTCCTGTTAAGGCAAGTTAAAAATTGTTGTATTCTTGTATACTGACCAATGTTTGTAACTTCACATGCAATTTCTACTGCAGCATAGCCAATAGAAAATTCCCACTTGCGACATCTCACTAGCTAACTTTAGTTAGCCTAGCCATGTAACTAGCATTGTCCTCATTTCCCAACCATTGCTCACGTTACCGTTCATGTATGTCACGTAAGCTATCATTTCATTACCAATTAATCTAGGTAACGTTGGTCTAAAATGAACTACATCCTGCAAACTTAGATCGAAATAGATATTCCAACTCATGACGCTAACAACAATTTGTTACCAATAACTTGCAACGTCGTTAGGCCTAAATTCTCGGTTTCCGTGTGTATTCCAACATCTCAATAATAAGTCGACTTACCCGTATCTTAATTGCACCGCCGACTAGCTACTTAGCTAGCTACTTGTAACGTTAGTTTAAGTTAGCTTGCTTCCAACTGAACTGAACTTGCAAGCTACTCCCAATTTCTCCCTGACAGGTAAGATCACAGAGACAATCAGAAAACTACGAGCATTCGCCACTTTAGCCTTTCAGTAATCACAGCGCGATCCATTTCATTTGTAAAGGTGTTCGGCAACTAACTACTGTAATACATAGCCACAGTCTACGCCTAAGCTATCTAAGTagctatataaaataaatactaagAAGTGTCCTATAGTATTCTGTGGTCCTATGTCATTTGTGGCCAT
Encoded proteins:
- the pigf gene encoding phosphatidylinositol-glycan biosynthesis class F protein, with translation MRDVEINIKGMVSAHTIIAFSIFIATLMPHFFVENYSVYGTHLAWLYSVSGSVAVVNITIFWLLGISPPTKKHTLSYKVSRLVKSCLHFVASCLFFHLVLVLYGATLLEAALETFSLAVLLSCFTTLRCLCALGPNVQAWIRVFSRDGAMSIWDTCLQITTAGTLIGTWLGAFPIPLDWDRPWQAWPISCSLGATFGFLMGLLVAPGWIYWHRKQLTYKCK